One Candidatus Symbiobacter mobilis CR genomic window, AAGTGCGTGCAGGATATACCGCCCTGTATGAACGGTGTACCCATACCTGTTTTGTTGGGTGGGATTGGGATAATCACCATTGGCTAGACCTCAGCACATTTTTGGCCACACATACGGACGTGTACGTTCCTGCACATCATGAAAATCTGTATCTACTTACCCGATTCAACCCCCTGGTGGCCGGCCCGGTATATGCCCCTTGCGTGCAATGGACGCGCACTTTTCTGGCTGATCACGTTGGGCACATGGTCTCTGTCGAACGATCCAACGCTCCTTTGGGGAAACATGCGCAGTATGCTTTGTACGATTACCGTCGTCGGGTTGTGCTGACTCTTTCGCAAATATATCCTTCGATTGGATTTTCGAATGGCTATTGGGCACAGACTCCATTGGAGCGTCTGTACGAATGGTGTGGACACAAAACGCACTGGATCGTTCCCGTACTCAATGATATTCCCATTCGTTTATTCGATGCACTGATTACAGGCGGTATTCCCATCGTCCCTGACTCATTGCGATTCCTTCCTCCGATTCGGGATATTCCCCGGGAGATGATCGTTTTTTATTCCACGCATGACATCATCAACCCAGCCCCATTGGTTGCATACGCCAATCGCCTTTTTGATGAAGGAGGCAAGGATGGCATTGTCGCCAGGCATCGCTATGCACTAGACCACCACCATGCTTATGCCAGTTTGCGACAAATGCTTGGCTTTGCGCAAGAGGCGCTACATTCCCGTTGGGGCTTGCCTATTCGAGGCGAACCAGCTACGGAGCAGCCACAAGCGTAGCGTGGTCTTTGACTATTGCTGTGTATATCGCTGTCTACATTGCAAGGCATTTCGTCTAAACTGGCACAATCCGCCACTATTACTGGAGACATTCATGACCGACATACCGACCACAACCATGGTTCCTTTGGAGCCGCCTTTCATCGACGCACGCGGGGCCATCCAAAATCTGGTGCATGGTTCCCTGGGCAGCGCGGTGTTGATCCGCAGCACGGCGGGCGCGGTGCGCGCCGAGCACTGGCACCGGGAGGATTTTCATTACTGTTACCTGCTTTCTGGCGCGCTACTGTATTTGGAACGACCGGTCGGCAGCCAGGAGATGCCGGTGGTGACGCGCATCGGCGCTGGGGAGCTATTTTTTACGCCACCCTTGGTCGAGCACAGCATGGTATTTCTGGAGCCTAGCGAATTCCTGACGCTGGGCAAGCTTTCCCGCACGCATGCGGCTTATGAGGCCGATTTGGTGCGACTGGATGTGAAGTTGAGCGAACTATCCGCAGTACGGGCGGCTTATCCTGAACTGGTCGCAGTCCTGCCATGATGCCGACAGAGACGGAGTGCCACGTTCGAGCGAGTTGTCGGCTATGTGCTGGCAAGCGGCTGGGTCCGGCGCTGCGGTTGCCGGATTCTCCGCTGGCCAATGCCTTTCGCATGGAACCGGTGGAGAAGGAGCCGTTGTACCCGCTGGAGGTGTGGCTGTGCGCGGATTGTGGGCATGCGCAGTTGGGCCATGTGGTCAGCGCGGAGGCGATGTTTTCTCATTACCTGTATGTATCGGGTACCTCGCCAGTGTTTCGGCAGCATTTTTGCGAATATGCAAAGGATTTGCGCGAACGACTGAAGCTGGGAACGGAGTCGTTCGTATGCGAAATTGGTTCCAACGATGCAACCCTGCTTGGGTATTTCGAGGGGATGCGCACCCTGGGCATCGAGCCGGCGGCCAATCTGGCCGAAGCGGCCAATGCGGCGGGACAGCGCACTTGGAATGCCTATTTCACCTCAGCGTTGGCCTGCGAGATTCGCAAGCAGTATGGCCCAGCGGATGTGATCGTGGCGAACAACGTCCTGGCGCACATCGACGATTTGAGCGATGTGTTGACCGGTGTCCAATTGCTGTTGGCACCTGGCGGGCTATTGGCAATGGAAGTGCAGTATGTCGGCGATCTGCTGGAGCAGGGACTGTTTGACATGATCTACTTCGAGCATTTGGACTATCACGCGCTGACACCCTTGATCGGGTTTTTCGCACGCCATGGTTTGGCGCTGGTCGATGTGCGGCATGAGCCAACCCATGGCGGCTCGATGCGCTGTTATGTGGGGCATGCCGGTGGCCCGCATCAGGTGGCCAGCGCGACGATCGCGCAATGGCAGGCCCACGAGGCGGAGCAAGGGCTGCTTACCCGTGTACCCTGGATGGAGCTGGGGGAACGGATTGCGGCGGGCAAGGCGCGTCTGCACGAATTGCTCGGGGATCAGCAAGCGGCTGGGCGGAGGGTAGTGGGTTATGGCGCACCGGCAAAGCTCACCACATTGATGTACACCTATGAAGTACCGGCGACGGCGCTGGAGTATGTGGTGGATGACAATCCGCTGAAGGTTGGACGTTTCACGCCAGGTAAGCAGTTGGCGATCAAACCGTCTGCGGCGCTGTATGAGCTGGAGACGAAGCCGGATGTCATAGTCGTGTTTGCCTGGAATTTCTTCGCTGCGATCCGAGAGAAGCACGCCGCCTTGAGCAACCTAGTCTGGATCAACCCAATGCCTTTTCCGAGAATCTTGTCATGAAAAAAGACCTGTATGAGATAGACCGCATCCTGGCGATGCTGGGCGAAGATGCGCAACGGCTTGCGGGCAAAACGCTGCTGTGGACCGGAACCAACGGATTCTTGGGGCGTTGGGTAGTGCGGGTGATCGAGCGTTTGAATGAAGGGGTGTTGCATCGTCCCTGTAAGTTGATCGCTGTAGATATGGCGTTACCGGATCCAGCATCGCCGGAGACGGTGACACATTCGAGCATTCTTTACCATGCGCATGATTTGACCCAGAGGTTGTGGCCGGTAGTGGAACCCTTGGATTACGTGGTGCATATGGCAGGGATTGCGAGTCCCTTTCACTATCGCCAGCGGCCATTGCAGACCATTGATGTGGCGCTGGAGGGGTCGCGCAGCGCACTAGAGATAGCGCGGCACCACAATGCACGGTACTTGTTCTGTTCTTCCTCGGAGGTATATCAGACCGCAACGGTGACACCAACGCCGGAGACGTATATCGGTGCGATCGCCTCCAACAATGATCGCTCTTCTTATGATGTTTCCAAGCTGATGGGCGAGACCTTCGCGCATGTGTATCACACCCAATTTGGTGTCAATACCGGTGTAATTCGCATTTTCAACAGTTTTGGGCCTGGACTGGTGGAGAACGACCATCGGATTCTTCCGCGCATCGCCAGCGCACTGGTGCATGGGCGACCGCTGCAGGTGTACACATCCGGGCAATTGCCGTCGCGAACCTATTGCCCTGCAGTGAATACTGTGGCAGGAATGTTTTTGGCGCTGCTCAAGGGTAAGCCGGATGAAACCTACAACATCGGTATGGATAGCCCGGAGCAAACGGTGGTGGAGCTGATCGAGCGGATCAGTGGCTTGCTTGGGGAACCGATTCCCCATCAGATCGTTCCCGCGCCCGATGTCTATGTCACCGAGCCGCAACGGCGGTGCCCGGACATTTCCAAGGCACGGCGGGAGCTAGGGTATGAGCTGGGGATGACCCTTAACGAGGGCTTGTTGTCCTTCTTCCATTGGGCGTGCGTAGCGTACAAGTAGGCGGCTTGGAGGCGACTTGGCGGCATAGTGCAGCCATTGTCATGAACCTGGTTCAGGTTGGTTTGGGTGCCTGGGGCGTGCGACTGCGCGGGGCACTGCCCCCGGGGGCGAGGCTCTCGGCGGTGGTGACGAGCCGGGCTGATGCACGCTGTTGGCTGGATGCGGAGACCAGGGTATGCACGGATCTGGCTGATGCGTTGACACTTGCGCCAGATGGTGTGCTCGTGACCAATCCGGCGAGCGCCCATGTACCAACATTGAAAGCCATTTGGGCGCAGAGTCCGGGGATGCCGGTTTGGGTCGAGAAGCCGCTGGGATTGGTTCTCGCCGAGGCTCGGGATCTGGCGCGACTGCACGCCGATACAGGCGGCGGGCTGTTATTGGTCGATCACATCCTGCTGTTCAATCGCAATTTGCTGGAGCTGGTGGCTGGGCTGTCTGCGCCGGTGACGCTGGTACAGGGTTGGGATATGAACCTGGGACCGTTCCGCACCGATTGCTCTGCGCTGTGGGATTATGGGCCGCACGCCGTGGCGGTGGCATTGTGGATGGCGGGGGCCAAGCTGAATGCCGAGCAGGGCGCCAATGTGCGGGTGACTCGCGCGCAACGATTGGGGAGCGAGAAAGGGATGCTCATAGAGCTGGAGCTGGATATCGATGCGCAGTGCCGTGTAGTGCTGGTGGTAGGCAATGGTGCTGTGCTGAAACGGCGTGAGTACCAAATAGTGCTGGAGTCGGGGGAAAAAAGGTTGTTCGACGGGACACAGCTTGCCGATCCCATGCCTCTCAATGCGGTACTGGCGGCCTTTTGCGCTGCCATCGAGCAGGGACGTGCGCCGGAGGGTGATGGACGCTGGGGTTGGGCGCTGCCACTGGCGGTGATGACTGTACTGACGGAAGCAGAGCGGCTTCTCGATTCGCAGTCGTCGGTGTCGAATGAGTGGTGCAGGGTCTCGAGTACGAGAAATGACCGGTAACGTTCCGCGAAATTCACAGATTGGATACATCCTTGCGGGAGGATGATATAAATGTACTCTTATCCTTTTTGGTATCCAATCATATCCCGGATCACCCGCTGAAAAAATACTGATGGGTGATAGTGCTCGTTAGCCCACTCGCGGGTAGCGATTGCCATGTGACTGAGTAATTCCGGTGACCGAAGCAGATCTTCAAGTCTTTCAAAACAAGAGCTGACATTCAAAAGGTCTATGGGGATGTAATGAAGCCAAGGCGTGGGAAGCACCGGTAGAACAAAGCCGTATTGCTCGAAATCCAACTGTATGGGAATACACCCAAATAGCATACTTTCCCAAAATCGGAAAGAGTCCCATCGCAATACTCCTACTGTTCTGGATCGAAAGGGGAATGTTTCGAACTTTTGAGCCAGTGGACTTGTATGCTCTCGTATCCATGAATAATCTGTTTTGGGCCAATGGAATGACCCGCCAAAGGCAAGGCAGAACTGTGCGTTACGGAGTTGGCTAGAATATTCTTCACCAAAGAGATGGCGCTTGTCAAGCATTAATTTGCTGCCAATCCTTGATTCAGTTGCAATAAGAATCATCTCCCGCACTGTTTGACTATAAGTAGGATTGAAATTACAGACTATAGACCCGGGGGAACGTACTTGTGTTTTTTTTGACCACAACTTTCCTTCCTCAAACGTTTCCAAGGAAGCTCCCCATTGTACTGGAATTGCTCTCGGATTTTTTGTCATGAAACAATTCGTGTGCGGCAAGAAACAAGCGAATTCTGTTGGGAATTCAATCATGTTTGTGTCATCTTGATCATAAAATAATCCTATCGGTCGTGTCCTCGCATACTCCCTTAAGTTTTCAAAAAATCCTGCATTGAGATCAGGCATTTGAGATATGATTCTGGATTCATCTACGAATACCAGTTCCGAGTCAGTCGGCTGCAAGCGATATTTGATGCCTAGCTTCGTTAAATCTGGTTTCAAATGTCGACCATCTGTGCCGAGAGATTGGCAATTTGTTGTGACAGATACTCCGTGAATTATTGCGCCCTGAATAAATTGTGCGGTGATATAACTCAAGCCATTTGTGGTTGAAAAATGAAAATTGAATCAGAAGAAGCCATAAAAAATAGTAAATTTAGAATTGATTATAAAAGAAAAAACTAAAGCCTTTTTAAAATTTAGGATGACTATTGCAATGGGAAGCCTCCAGCATCTCGTAGCGGCACCTCAGCCAACTTTCAGGGGTCAATAATATCATCTGCAACCTACTGGTTTTGACCTATTGCGAGAGGTGTAGATACCCATGGTACAGGAGGGGGATAAGCGTTGCCTAGTGCTTGATAAAGGCTTATTCTGTGAGAGGGGGCGTAGACCGATCTACCCGGCGCCCTACTTGGGGCTTAGGCCACATTCAACCACCTCCTCCACCTCCACCCGCTCCCCATCCGTCAACATCAACCAGCAATGCAGCTTGGCCATTGCCGCAATCTCCGGCAACGCACGGTACATGGCGATTTGTTCCAGTCCTTCTTGCCTCTTGGCTCCCCATCCCGCTTCGCCGTCCTGCTTCTTGGCATATTTCAATTCGATCAAATGTTGCCCTGCCAGTTCAAAAGGGCTGCGTTCGCGTAACAAAACATCCGGGTAGCGGCGGTTTACTTCCGGTTCGCTTTGTAGGCGCCATACGGAAGTTTGAAAAAGCAGCGTAATCAGGATGACCTTGATGTGTTTTTCATCCATGCGGATGCTGTCGCGATTCGACAAATGGCGCAGCACGCGCTCCAACTGGGCGCGCAGGGGTGCGATATTGTTGGAGCCGGACAAGGCATAAAGCGCATCGGCCAATTCGTGCATCGGCAATACCAATTGATTGCGCCGCTCCAATTCCACAAGGAAATACTGAAAGTACAGCTCGCGAATCACATGGTTCGGGATGGCATACCGCATCCGATCCGACTGGGCGGAGACCAGCGATGCAAAGCCTACGTATGCCAACAAACTGATGAAGTCATCGCGGCCAAAGGCTTTGTCCAAATCAAATCGACGCTGCTGCTGGGCTATGACTTCGCCTTCTGTAACCAGTGCTTCCAGCACGCGATAGTTGTCTTCGCGGTCGCCAATCGAAAATAATGCCATGAGTTTGCCGTAGTCGGAGGCAATGTTTTCGTCGAGCATTCGATCTGGGTATGCGCAAGCCTTGTGGTCAAAGTTGTCTGCGAAGTACAGCACCATGTCTGAGTTATAGACGGTGTCGCATCTGCGGTGGAATCGATACCCGTTGTACCAAAGAGTGACGTCTTCCATCATTGCGTCAGGGTTCATTCCGCAGCATGCAGCCAAAGGGCGAATCAACGAAAACGTTTCCTCCCGAGTAAATCCCAGGATATCGTGAAAGTCTTCTTCAAAAGTCAGATTTTTGGTAATATTGAATCCACTCGTCAGGCTATCGAGCATAATGGCGGTGACGCCGGTAATAAAAAAACGGTCAATGGTTCCCGCTTGGGTGGCAGATTTGAGGGTTTCGTAAAAGCTGCGAACGAACCCGCCTTTTCCGACTGCGGATCGAAAGGTATTTATGTCTTCGGCCAGAAGACTGTTCGCAAAGTGGTCGTATTCGTCGATCAATAGCAGGAGCTTGTGGCCTTGAAGGGCAGCTTGGCGCAGCAGCACTTCGAGCTTGCCCTGGGGCATGCGCTGTTGTTGCACTGCATGTTGCAGTGCATCTGGATAGCCATAGCGCTGCAAAAAATACAATACACCGTGTTCGACCTTTCGTGCAAAACCTTGCACCAGCATATCCATGCCGAGTGAGGTATCGATCCCGCTGAAATCGAGCACCAGCACTTGGTATGCATTGGCCAGCGGAGTCGGGTTTCTGCCGATATGCAGCTTGCCGAATAGTGCATTGAATTCCGGTTTGCGAAGTTGGTCATAGTAATGCTCCAGCATCGACAAGAATAGGCTTTTGCCGAAGCGGCGCGGGCGCATCAGCACGTGGTAGCTGCCATGCTCTTCGAGTTGGGCGATGTAGTTTGTGCGGTCTACATAAAAATGGCCCTCAGAGATCAATTTGTGGAAATTGCTCAGGCCGTAAGGAAGTTTGGGCAATATGTTCATCGTAAAACTAACTTCGGTTTGAAACCCAGCCCTTCAGGGCAGGGGGAGCCGATCCCGGCCTGAATGCCTGTCACGAATTTCTTGCTCTCGGCCGGAAAGCCGGTTTTGATTCGGTGCCGATTCTGGCCGAGGATGCGCTGCTATCGCGACTTCTGTCGCTCCTACAAGGCGTCAACAAACTTGGGGCTATCTGGCTAGGCCACATTCGACCACATCCACGACCTCTACCACCTCCACCCGCTCCCCATCCGTCACCATCAACCAGCAATGCAGCTTGGCCATAGCCGCAATCTCCGGCAACGCACGGTATGCGGTGATTTGTTCCAGTCCTTCTTGCCTCTTGGCTTTCCATCCCGCATCGCCTTCCTGTTTTTTTGCGTATTTCAATTCGATCAAATGTTGCCCTGCCAGTTCAAAAGGGCTGCGTTCGCGCAACAACACATCCGGGTAGCGGCGGTTTACTTCCGGTTCGCTTTGTAGGCGCCATACGGAAGTTTGAAAAAGCAGCGTAATCAGGATGACCTTGATGTGTTTTTCATCCATGCGGATGCTGTCGCGATTCGACAAATGGCGCAGCACGCGCTCCAATTGGGCGCGCAACGGTTCGAGGTCGTTGGAACGGTATAGGGATCGCAAAGCGTTTCGCACTTGCCAGATAGGCAGATCGACGTTATTGCGTCGCTCCAATTCAACGAGAAAGTATTGGAAATACAGCTCGCGTATCACATGATTGGGGATGGCGTACCGCATATCGTTCCCATCTCCCCCGGAAAGGGAAGCGAACCCGACGTATGCCAACAAACTGATGAAGTCATCGCGGCCAAAGGTTTTGTCCAAGTCAAAACGCCGTTGCTGTTGCGCTATAACTTCGCCTTCTGTAACCAGTGCTTCCAGCACGCGATAGTTGTCTTCGCGGTCGCCAATCGAAAATAATGCCATGAGTTTGCCGTAGTCGGAGGCAATGTTTTCGTCGAGCATTCGATCTGGGTATGCGCAAGCCTTGTGGTCAAAGTTGTCTGCGAAGTACAGCACCATGTCTGAGTTATAGACGGTGTCGCATCTGCGGTGGAATCGATACCCGTTGTACCAAAGAGTGACGTCTTCCATCATTGCGTCAGGGTTCATTCCGCAGCATGCAGCCAAAGGGCGAATCAACGAAAACGTTTCCTCCCGAGTAAAGCCCAGGATATCGTGAAAGTCTTCTTCAAAAGTCAGATTTTTGGTAATATTGAACCCACTCGTCAGGCTATCGAGCATAATGGCGGTGACGCCGGTAATAAAAAACCGGTCAATGGTGCCCGCTTGGGTGGCGGATTTGATCGTTTCGTAAAAGCTGCGAACGAACCCGCCTTTGCCGACTGCGGATCGAAAAGCATTCATATCTTCGGCAAGAAGGCTATTGGCAAAGTGGTCGTATTCGTCGATCAGGAGCAGAATTTTCTGGCCACTAACCGAAATCTGCCGTAGCAATACTTCGAGCTTGCCTTGGGGCATTGGTTCTTGTTCGACGGCAAGGTGGGCTTCTTGGGGATACCCATACCGTTGCAAGAAGGAGAGCGCACCATGTTTTACTTTCCTGGCAAAACCTTGCACCAGCATATCCATGCCGAGTGAGGTATCGATCCCGCTGAAATCGAGCACCAGCACTTGGTATGCATTGGCCAGCGGAGTCGGGTTTCTGCCGACATGCAGCTTGCCGAATAGTGCATCGAATTCCGGTTTGCGAAGTTGGTCATAGTAATGCTCCAGCATCGACAAGAATAGGCTTTTGCCAAAACGGCGCGGGCGCATCAGGACGTGGTAGCTGCCATGCTCTTCGAGTTGGGCGATATAGTTTGTGCGATCTATATAAAAATGGTTCTCAGAGATCAATTTGTGAAAATTGCTTAGGCCGTAAGGAAGTTTGGGCAATATGTTCATCGAAAAATTACACTGGTTTGAAACCCCGCCATTCCGGGCAGTAAGCCGAGCCCCCGGCCTGAAGGCCGGTTCTGGATCGTTGCTCGCGCAACCGTTGCACTGCTGTTATGGGTTGTAGTTTGATGCAACCTGCTCCTGAATGATAGCCACCTGTCTCTACCAGAAAAATATCTTTACTTCAGGAAGTTTTGAAAAATAGGAGCGGATTGCACAATGCTGGATTCCTCAGTGGGGCGCGCTGCCAGT contains:
- a CDS encoding methyltransferase C-terminal domain-containing protein; protein product: MMPTETECHVRASCRLCAGKRLGPALRLPDSPLANAFRMEPVEKEPLYPLEVWLCADCGHAQLGHVVSAEAMFSHYLYVSGTSPVFRQHFCEYAKDLRERLKLGTESFVCEIGSNDATLLGYFEGMRTLGIEPAANLAEAANAAGQRTWNAYFTSALACEIRKQYGPADVIVANNVLAHIDDLSDVLTGVQLLLAPGGLLAMEVQYVGDLLEQGLFDMIYFEHLDYHALTPLIGFFARHGLALVDVRHEPTHGGSMRCYVGHAGGPHQVASATIAQWQAHEAEQGLLTRVPWMELGERIAAGKARLHELLGDQQAAGRRVVGYGAPAKLTTLMYTYEVPATALEYVVDDNPLKVGRFTPGKQLAIKPSAALYELETKPDVIVVFAWNFFAAIREKHAALSNLVWINPMPFPRILS
- a CDS encoding NAD-dependent epimerase/dehydratase family protein; translation: MKKDLYEIDRILAMLGEDAQRLAGKTLLWTGTNGFLGRWVVRVIERLNEGVLHRPCKLIAVDMALPDPASPETVTHSSILYHAHDLTQRLWPVVEPLDYVVHMAGIASPFHYRQRPLQTIDVALEGSRSALEIARHHNARYLFCSSSEVYQTATVTPTPETYIGAIASNNDRSSYDVSKLMGETFAHVYHTQFGVNTGVIRIFNSFGPGLVENDHRILPRIASALVHGRPLQVYTSGQLPSRTYCPAVNTVAGMFLALLKGKPDETYNIGMDSPEQTVVELIERISGLLGEPIPHQIVPAPDVYVTEPQRRCPDISKARRELGYELGMTLNEGLLSFFHWACVAYK
- a CDS encoding Gfo/Idh/MocA family protein, whose amino-acid sequence is MNLVQVGLGAWGVRLRGALPPGARLSAVVTSRADARCWLDAETRVCTDLADALTLAPDGVLVTNPASAHVPTLKAIWAQSPGMPVWVEKPLGLVLAEARDLARLHADTGGGLLLVDHILLFNRNLLELVAGLSAPVTLVQGWDMNLGPFRTDCSALWDYGPHAVAVALWMAGAKLNAEQGANVRVTRAQRLGSEKGMLIELELDIDAQCRVVLVVGNGAVLKRREYQIVLESGEKRLFDGTQLADPMPLNAVLAAFCAAIEQGRAPEGDGRWGWALPLAVMTVLTEAERLLDSQSSVSNEWCRVSSTRNDR
- a CDS encoding AAA family ATPase; protein product: MNILPKLPYGLSNFHKLISEGHFYVDRTNYIAQLEEHGSYHVLMRPRRFGKSLFLSMLEHYYDQLRKPEFNALFGKLHIGRNPTPLANAYQVLVLDFSGIDTSLGMDMLVQGFARKVEHGVLYFLQRYGYPDALQHAVQQQRMPQGKLEVLLRQAALQGHKLLLLIDEYDHFANSLLAEDINTFRSAVGKGGFVRSFYETLKSATQAGTIDRFFITGVTAIMLDSLTSGFNITKNLTFEEDFHDILGFTREETFSLIRPLAACCGMNPDAMMEDVTLWYNGYRFHRRCDTVYNSDMVLYFADNFDHKACAYPDRMLDENIASDYGKLMALFSIGDREDNYRVLEALVTEGEVIAQQQRRFDLDKAFGRDDFISLLAYVGFASLVSAQSDRMRYAIPNHVIRELYFQYFLVELERRNQLVLPMHELADALYALSGSNNIAPLRAQLERVLRHLSNRDSIRMDEKHIKVILITLLFQTSVWRLQSEPEVNRRYPDVLLRERSPFELAGQHLIELKYAKKQDGEAGWGAKRQEGLEQIAMYRALPEIAAMAKLHCWLMLTDGERVEVEEVVECGLSPK
- a CDS encoding AAA family ATPase, translated to MNILPKLPYGLSNFHKLISENHFYIDRTNYIAQLEEHGSYHVLMRPRRFGKSLFLSMLEHYYDQLRKPEFDALFGKLHVGRNPTPLANAYQVLVLDFSGIDTSLGMDMLVQGFARKVKHGALSFLQRYGYPQEAHLAVEQEPMPQGKLEVLLRQISVSGQKILLLIDEYDHFANSLLAEDMNAFRSAVGKGGFVRSFYETIKSATQAGTIDRFFITGVTAIMLDSLTSGFNITKNLTFEEDFHDILGFTREETFSLIRPLAACCGMNPDAMMEDVTLWYNGYRFHRRCDTVYNSDMVLYFADNFDHKACAYPDRMLDENIASDYGKLMALFSIGDREDNYRVLEALVTEGEVIAQQQRRFDLDKTFGRDDFISLLAYVGFASLSGGDGNDMRYAIPNHVIRELYFQYFLVELERRNNVDLPIWQVRNALRSLYRSNDLEPLRAQLERVLRHLSNRDSIRMDEKHIKVILITLLFQTSVWRLQSEPEVNRRYPDVLLRERSPFELAGQHLIELKYAKKQEGDAGWKAKRQEGLEQITAYRALPEIAAMAKLHCWLMVTDGERVEVVEVVDVVECGLAR